A genomic stretch from Nocardia wallacei includes:
- a CDS encoding DUF4345 family protein, with amino-acid sequence MRAVVLAAVGLFFAGMGIYALVAPALLARPFGLVVDSAVSRSEVRAVYGGFGLAIAGLLGWAASGTGDLRSGAAVTVGVALAGMAAGRVLSRVLDGATAFYPIWFYFLVEALGAAVVLVVA; translated from the coding sequence ATGAGGGCGGTGGTCCTCGCCGCGGTCGGCCTGTTCTTCGCGGGCATGGGGATTTACGCGCTGGTGGCGCCGGCGTTGCTGGCTCGGCCGTTCGGGCTGGTTGTGGACAGCGCGGTGAGCCGTTCGGAGGTCCGTGCGGTCTATGGCGGATTCGGGCTGGCGATCGCGGGGTTGCTGGGGTGGGCCGCGTCGGGCACCGGCGATCTGCGCAGCGGGGCCGCGGTGACCGTGGGAGTGGCGTTGGCGGGAATGGCGGCCGGACGTGTGCTGTCCCGGGTGCTCGACGGCGCCACCGCCTTCTATCCGATCTGGTTCTACTTCCTCGTCGAAGCCCTTGGCGCGGCGGTGGTGCTGGTCGTCGCCTGA
- a CDS encoding SDR family oxidoreductase, whose amino-acid sequence MRVFVTGASGHVGSAVVPELRAAGHEVVGLARSQRSADALVAAGAEVHRGNLDDLEDLAAAATAADGVVHLAFKHEDMMAGDYLGAADADLRVVEAFGDALAGTGKPLVITSGTGMLAALNRVGTEDDALASGPRIDAENTVIGYADRGIRSSVIRLPPTVHSDLDHHGFVPTLIAIAREKGVSGYVGDGANRWPAAHTRDAAHLYRLALESAPAGSRLHAVDDEGVPFRDIAESIARHLNLPTATIPPESAPTHFGFLAPMVTMDNPTSSTRTRNLLGWNPTHPHLLEDLDTGHYFEAPNKP is encoded by the coding sequence ATGCGGGTATTCGTCACGGGAGCGTCCGGGCACGTAGGTTCCGCCGTGGTCCCGGAACTCCGCGCTGCCGGGCACGAGGTCGTCGGCCTGGCTCGGTCCCAGCGATCGGCCGACGCGCTGGTCGCTGCGGGCGCCGAGGTACATCGCGGCAACCTCGACGATCTAGAAGATCTCGCCGCCGCCGCGACCGCCGCCGACGGCGTGGTCCATCTGGCCTTCAAGCACGAGGACATGATGGCGGGCGATTACCTCGGCGCGGCCGACGCCGACCTGCGTGTCGTGGAGGCGTTCGGCGACGCTCTGGCTGGGACCGGTAAACCGCTGGTCATCACGTCAGGCACCGGGATGCTCGCCGCTCTGAACCGGGTCGGCACCGAGGACGACGCGCTCGCGTCCGGGCCGCGCATCGACGCCGAGAACACGGTGATCGGCTACGCGGACCGCGGCATCCGGTCCAGCGTGATCCGGCTCCCCCCGACCGTGCACAGCGACCTGGACCACCACGGTTTCGTCCCGACCCTGATCGCCATCGCCCGCGAGAAGGGTGTCTCCGGCTACGTCGGCGACGGCGCCAACCGCTGGCCCGCCGCCCACACCCGCGACGCCGCCCACCTCTACCGGCTCGCCCTCGAATCGGCCCCCGCCGGCTCGCGCCTGCACGCCGTCGACGACGAGGGCGTCCCCTTCCGCGACATCGCCGAATCCATCGCCCGCCACCTGAACCTCCCCACCGCGACCATCCCCCCGGAATCGGCCCCCACCCACTTCGGCTTCCTGGCCCCCATGGTCACCATGGACAACCCCACCTCCAGCACCCGAACCCGAAACCTCCTCGGCTGGAACCCCACCCACCCCCACCTCCTCGAAGACCTCGACACCGGGCACTATTTCGAAGCCCCAAACAAGCCCTGA
- a CDS encoding MFS transporter has product MTRTLPETPPATGVSALSSGRSLTVLAVILLGQFMAVLDASIVNVAIPSIRTSLNASGSALQLIVSGYVISYAVLLVTGARLGDKVGQRAMFRTGLAVFTVASLACGLAWNTLALIIFRFVQGVGAATMVPQVMTLIQKTFGGGARARALSAYAAVISGAMVVGQIVGGLLVNADIAGSGWRGVFLVNVPIGLALLVLAPRVLPGATVRVERKLDLAGLAALTPAVLLLVLPLVLGHEQRWPTWTWVALAGAVIGFAVFALVERRVHRRGGEPLFADRVLRAPGLVLVAVTLFVIMSTFSGWLFVTAIHLQGPLGYSALHAGLLFIPFGGVYALAGLNWQRIPKRLQPFTTPGGLAVGAVMIVLLGLRLRDGHAMGPWN; this is encoded by the coding sequence ATGACACGAACGTTGCCTGAAACTCCACCGGCGACCGGCGTATCGGCGCTGTCGTCCGGTCGGTCCCTGACCGTTCTCGCCGTGATTCTGCTCGGGCAGTTCATGGCGGTGCTCGATGCCTCTATCGTCAATGTCGCCATACCTTCCATCCGTACTTCGCTCAATGCCAGTGGGTCGGCGTTGCAGCTGATCGTGTCCGGTTACGTGATCTCCTATGCGGTACTGCTGGTGACCGGTGCGCGGTTGGGGGACAAGGTCGGGCAGCGGGCGATGTTCCGCACCGGGCTGGCGGTGTTCACGGTGGCCTCGCTCGCCTGCGGGCTGGCATGGAATACGTTGGCGCTCATCATATTCCGTTTCGTCCAGGGTGTGGGTGCGGCAACCATGGTGCCGCAGGTGATGACGCTGATCCAGAAGACGTTCGGCGGTGGCGCGCGGGCGCGGGCATTGTCGGCCTATGCGGCGGTGATCTCCGGCGCTATGGTGGTCGGGCAGATCGTCGGTGGACTGCTCGTCAACGCCGACATCGCCGGAAGTGGTTGGCGCGGCGTATTTCTGGTGAATGTGCCGATCGGCCTGGCACTGCTGGTGCTCGCGCCGAGGGTGCTCCCGGGCGCGACCGTCCGGGTCGAGCGCAAGCTGGATCTGGCCGGATTGGCCGCCCTCACCCCGGCCGTCCTGCTGCTGGTGCTGCCCCTCGTCCTCGGCCACGAGCAGCGCTGGCCGACCTGGACCTGGGTCGCGCTGGCTGGTGCGGTAATCGGTTTCGCCGTCTTCGCCCTCGTCGAGCGCCGCGTGCACCGGCGCGGCGGCGAACCGCTGTTCGCCGATCGGGTGCTGCGCGCGCCCGGTCTGGTGCTGGTCGCGGTCACGCTGTTCGTGATCATGTCCACCTTCAGCGGCTGGCTGTTCGTCACCGCGATTCATCTACAGGGCCCGCTCGGCTACTCCGCGCTGCACGCCGGTCTGCTGTTCATCCCGTTCGGCGGGGTCTACGCGCTCGCCGGACTGAACTGGCAGCGGATACCGAAACGCCTGCAGCCGTTCACGACTCCGGGCGGTCTGGCGGTCGGCGCGGTGATGATCGTGCTGCTCGGCCTGCGCCTGCGGGACGGCCACGCCATGGGGCCCTGGAACTGA
- a CDS encoding helix-turn-helix transcriptional regulator, whose translation MVAESRTVRKVRRTELAAFLRTRRARITPDDVGLPSGPRRRTPGLRREEVAQLAGVGVTWYTWLEQGRDINVSVQVLDAIARTLALDAVERAHLYRLADVPTVPSWHAEEGVPEELQVILDHLYPLPAVLLSARYDVLAHNEAYAALCPGFIRGERNVIRKVFFTEDCCNPYPGQPEQICRMVGFLRSGYAKNLHDPEWAAFIDDMCSRSARFAALWARNDVASPLGRYRMVRNVASGDMEVVMTSMSLPSMSGSWVQILTPAQNSDWEKLNRLLAMSPEERARPWREHFDRYHAEATA comes from the coding sequence ATGGTTGCCGAGTCGCGGACGGTACGGAAGGTTCGGCGTACCGAGCTGGCGGCGTTTCTGCGGACTCGCCGGGCTCGGATCACGCCGGACGATGTGGGGCTGCCCTCCGGCCCGCGACGGCGTACGCCGGGGTTGCGGCGTGAGGAGGTTGCCCAGCTCGCGGGCGTGGGAGTCACTTGGTACACCTGGCTGGAGCAAGGGCGGGACATCAACGTCAGTGTGCAAGTGCTGGATGCGATCGCGCGTACCCTCGCGCTGGATGCTGTCGAGCGGGCCCATCTCTATCGGCTGGCGGATGTGCCGACCGTGCCGAGCTGGCATGCCGAGGAGGGGGTTCCCGAGGAATTGCAGGTGATTCTGGATCACCTGTATCCGCTACCGGCGGTGTTGCTGTCGGCGCGATACGACGTGCTGGCCCACAACGAGGCCTACGCCGCGTTGTGCCCGGGGTTCATCCGGGGTGAGCGCAATGTGATTCGCAAGGTGTTCTTCACCGAGGATTGCTGCAACCCGTACCCCGGTCAGCCCGAGCAGATCTGCCGCATGGTCGGGTTTCTGCGCAGCGGTTACGCCAAGAATCTGCACGATCCGGAATGGGCCGCGTTCATCGACGACATGTGTTCGCGCAGTGCGCGTTTCGCCGCTCTGTGGGCGCGCAACGACGTCGCCTCGCCGCTGGGCCGGTACCGTATGGTTCGCAATGTCGCCAGCGGCGATATGGAGGTCGTCATGACCAGCATGTCGTTACCGTCGATGAGCGGTTCCTGGGTCCAGATACTCACTCCTGCCCAAAATTCCGACTGGGAGAAGCTGAACCGCCTGCTCGCCATGTCTCCGGAGGAGCGCGCCCGGCCTTGGCGAGAGCATTTCGATCGCTATCACGCCGAGGCCACCGCCTGA
- a CDS encoding type 1 glutamine amidotransferase domain-containing protein yields the protein MSAELEGVRVLIVTSNAGVEHDELVVPRDGLRERGAQVRHAAMKGEAVQTYRHDLEPAESVQPDVTLDAVAPDDIDVLVVPGGTVNADTLRTDDRARELVRSMKSAGKPIAAICHGPWLLVDAEVLPGKTLTSYPSLRTDIVNAGGKWVDQSVMRCDHNGWILITSRKPDDLPDFVDAIAAETSR from the coding sequence GTGTCCGCGGAACTCGAGGGTGTGCGCGTCCTGATCGTCACCTCCAATGCCGGGGTCGAGCACGACGAGTTGGTGGTGCCACGCGACGGCCTGCGCGAACGTGGCGCTCAGGTGCGGCACGCCGCGATGAAAGGCGAAGCGGTGCAGACCTATCGCCACGACTTGGAGCCCGCCGAATCGGTGCAGCCCGACGTCACCTTGGACGCCGTGGCACCCGACGACATCGACGTGCTGGTGGTGCCCGGTGGCACGGTGAACGCCGATACGCTCCGCACCGACGACCGTGCCCGCGAACTGGTCCGTTCCATGAAGTCGGCGGGAAAGCCGATCGCCGCGATCTGTCACGGTCCGTGGCTGCTGGTGGACGCCGAGGTGCTGCCCGGCAAGACGCTGACGTCCTACCCGTCGCTGCGCACCGACATCGTCAACGCCGGTGGGAAATGGGTGGATCAGTCGGTGATGCGTTGCGACCACAACGGCTGGATCCTGATCACCTCACGCAAACCGGACGACCTGCCCGACTTCGTCGACGCCATCGCCGCCGAAACGAGCCGCTGA
- a CDS encoding YihY/virulence factor BrkB family protein has product MNGSETGGQASVDWSAGPTGLRKRTWWTAVRRLGVALWDDTLTDRAAALTYYSVLSIFPGLIMLTAFVGLLRPSATSPLIGAIRELGPGRGTELLVDVVNELQGSRQLAGPLAFVGLAVAMWIASGYVGAFVRAANGIYEVREGRPVWKTVPMRLGVTAALVVLIGLCAVVGLATSAVVHRLGGGWFVNSAWSLAKWPVVAVLMGAVVSLLYWVAPNARQPGFRWLTPGSVLAVLVWLVASAGFSVYVAHFGSYNKVYGSLAGAVIFLVWLWILNVAALLGAGLNAELARGRLIEDGAEAEEDEPILPPRDTRAMTSPPRYCG; this is encoded by the coding sequence GTGAACGGATCCGAAACAGGCGGCCAGGCGTCGGTGGATTGGTCGGCGGGTCCGACCGGGCTCCGCAAGCGCACGTGGTGGACGGCGGTGCGGCGGCTGGGCGTCGCGCTGTGGGACGACACGCTGACCGATCGGGCCGCCGCGCTCACCTATTACAGTGTGCTCTCGATCTTTCCGGGCTTGATCATGCTGACGGCGTTCGTGGGTCTGCTGCGGCCGTCGGCCACCTCACCGCTGATCGGGGCCATCCGGGAGCTGGGGCCCGGCCGGGGCACGGAGTTGCTGGTGGATGTGGTGAACGAACTACAGGGCAGCCGGCAGCTCGCCGGGCCGCTGGCGTTCGTGGGTTTGGCCGTGGCGATGTGGATCGCGTCGGGGTACGTCGGCGCGTTCGTGCGGGCGGCCAACGGAATCTACGAGGTGCGGGAGGGGCGGCCGGTGTGGAAAACGGTGCCGATGCGACTCGGCGTCACCGCCGCGCTCGTGGTGCTGATCGGGCTGTGCGCCGTCGTCGGCCTGGCGACCAGCGCCGTCGTGCATCGACTCGGCGGCGGGTGGTTCGTGAATTCGGCGTGGTCGCTGGCGAAGTGGCCGGTGGTCGCCGTGCTCATGGGCGCGGTGGTGAGCCTGCTGTACTGGGTCGCGCCGAACGCGCGGCAGCCGGGATTCCGGTGGCTGACTCCGGGCAGTGTGCTGGCGGTGCTGGTGTGGCTCGTCGCCTCGGCCGGATTCAGTGTGTACGTGGCGCATTTCGGCTCCTACAACAAGGTGTACGGATCGCTGGCCGGGGCGGTGATCTTCCTGGTGTGGCTGTGGATTCTCAATGTGGCGGCGCTGCTCGGCGCCGGGCTGAACGCCGAACTGGCGCGGGGGCGGCTCATCGAGGACGGCGCGGAGGCCGAGGAGGACGAGCCCATTCTGCCGCCGCGTGATACGCGAGCGATGACGTCGCCGCCGCGATATTGCGGGTGA
- a CDS encoding BTAD domain-containing putative transcriptional regulator, which yields MREVTFGVLGPVTAWGADGGVLGLKGPRHRAVLARLIVARGRLVPVSRLVEDLWADPPASAVGAVRTFVGDLRRVLEPDRAPRAAPRLLVTEGPGYALRVAPDAVDSWRFETAVHAAAGLPPAQAVRRLDDALRLWRGLSYAEFAAEEWVRSERARLAELRLHAVEQRARARLTSGAAAEVIPDLDAHAADHPWREDAWALLASALYQAGRQADSLAVLRRARAALADELGLDPGPRLRRLEADILAQDPRLEPRPSPATAAAQVWTEAAAAYDRTVSAGAHARLDSTVSLLRNLAVTGGTGLELARGHRLAAITAAEEFGDPDLTARVIGAFDVPAIWTHSDDPCQAEQVVAAAERTLAALPADAPHDPVRCRLLATIALEMRGSRSPRGPEAALRAEEIARRLDDPALLAFVLNGKFMQSCTRAGLAARRGEIGSELIDLAARHGLASFEILGHLIRLQACAAFGDFDAADRHAATADRLGERYERPLTGVFTEWYRALRRAAGSGADAELAYRAAAHRLDGAGMPGVQRGLLPLALLCLRLSSGSSARDAAEHVDPEQDWGPYRPWIMPFVALRENRDPDARAALRALPEAPADLVYEARICLEAAVALAIGDRKTLRQAHTRLLPAAAELAGAGSGMITIGPVRDWLDRIAHALD from the coding sequence ATGCGCGAGGTCACGTTCGGCGTGCTCGGGCCGGTGACCGCCTGGGGTGCCGACGGGGGCGTGCTCGGGTTGAAGGGGCCGCGGCATCGTGCGGTGCTGGCGCGGTTGATCGTCGCTCGCGGGCGCCTGGTGCCGGTGTCGCGTCTGGTGGAAGACCTGTGGGCGGACCCGCCCGCGAGCGCGGTCGGCGCGGTTCGCACCTTCGTCGGCGACCTGCGGCGCGTGCTGGAACCGGACCGCGCGCCCCGCGCTGCCCCGCGATTGCTGGTGACCGAGGGGCCCGGTTACGCGTTGCGGGTCGCGCCGGACGCGGTCGATTCGTGGCGTTTCGAAACGGCCGTCCACGCGGCGGCGGGGTTGCCGCCCGCGCAGGCGGTGCGGCGGCTCGACGACGCGCTGCGTTTGTGGCGTGGCCTGTCCTATGCCGAATTCGCTGCGGAGGAATGGGTTCGCAGCGAGCGTGCCCGCCTGGCCGAGTTGCGCTTGCACGCCGTCGAACAGCGTGCCCGGGCCCGGCTGACATCGGGTGCGGCGGCCGAGGTGATCCCGGACCTGGACGCCCACGCGGCCGACCATCCGTGGCGGGAGGACGCCTGGGCGCTGCTGGCGTCGGCGTTGTATCAGGCTGGGCGCCAAGCGGATTCGCTCGCGGTGCTGCGCCGCGCCCGTGCGGCGCTGGCCGACGAACTCGGCTTGGACCCCGGCCCGCGCCTGCGCCGGTTGGAGGCCGACATCCTGGCGCAGGATCCGCGCCTGGAACCACGCCCGAGTCCCGCGACGGCGGCCGCCCAGGTGTGGACGGAGGCCGCCGCCGCGTACGACCGCACCGTTTCCGCCGGAGCCCACGCCCGCCTGGATTCGACCGTGAGCCTGCTCCGCAACCTCGCCGTCACCGGTGGCACCGGCCTCGAACTGGCGCGGGGTCATCGGCTGGCGGCCATCACGGCCGCCGAGGAATTCGGCGACCCCGACCTGACCGCCCGGGTGATCGGCGCCTTCGACGTCCCCGCGATCTGGACCCACAGCGACGACCCGTGCCAGGCCGAGCAGGTGGTCGCCGCCGCCGAACGCACCCTGGCCGCGCTACCCGCCGACGCACCACACGACCCGGTGCGCTGTCGCTTGCTCGCCACGATCGCCCTCGAGATGCGCGGCAGCCGCTCACCTCGCGGGCCCGAGGCAGCCCTTCGCGCCGAGGAGATCGCGCGACGGCTCGACGATCCCGCGCTGCTGGCCTTCGTGCTCAACGGCAAGTTCATGCAGTCGTGCACCCGGGCCGGGCTCGCGGCGCGGCGTGGTGAGATCGGTTCGGAGCTGATCGATCTGGCGGCCCGGCACGGGCTGGCGTCGTTCGAGATTCTGGGGCATCTGATACGGCTGCAGGCATGCGCCGCATTCGGTGATTTCGATGCGGCGGATCGTCATGCCGCCACGGCGGACCGCTTGGGCGAACGGTACGAACGGCCGTTGACCGGCGTGTTCACCGAGTGGTACCGCGCCCTTCGCCGCGCCGCCGGGTCCGGAGCCGATGCGGAACTCGCCTATCGCGCTGCCGCGCATCGTCTCGACGGTGCGGGGATGCCCGGGGTGCAGCGCGGCCTGCTGCCGCTCGCGCTGCTGTGCTTGCGGCTGTCGAGTGGCTCGTCCGCTCGCGATGCCGCCGAACACGTTGACCCGGAACAGGATTGGGGGCCGTACCGGCCTTGGATAATGCCATTCGTCGCGCTTCGGGAGAATCGCGATCCGGACGCTCGAGCCGCCTTGCGAGCGCTGCCGGAGGCGCCCGCCGACCTCGTGTACGAGGCCCGAATCTGCTTGGAAGCGGCCGTCGCGCTGGCGATAGGCGACCGAAAGACGTTGCGGCAGGCGCACACTCGGTTGCTACCCGCCGCCGCGGAACTCGCGGGGGCAGGTAGCGGCATGATCACCATCGGGCCGGTGCGGGACTGGCTGGACCGAATCGCTCACGCGCTGGATTGA
- a CDS encoding RNA polymerase sigma factor SigF: MTDDRSTPRRPRRSTPDSYDNIEPLFVQLHALDPDDPQRRALRETIISRCLPVAEHIARKFSGRGESFEDLVQIARVGLVAAVDRFDPEVGSTFLGYAVPTIMGEVRRHFRDYTWAVRVPRRLKEIQIKLGPATDDLTHRLGRVPTAREIAEELDVDLAEVTQALIARNGYQASSLDSAADTDDGASSLLDTLGTEEPQFGAIDNYLAVKPLLAALPDRERRILSMRFGDSMTQQQIAEQLGCSQMQISRILSKTLKKLRDQALQE; the protein is encoded by the coding sequence ATGACCGATGATCGCTCCACGCCGCGGCGGCCGCGGCGCTCCACCCCCGACAGCTATGACAACATCGAGCCGCTGTTCGTCCAGCTCCACGCGCTGGACCCGGACGATCCGCAGCGCCGGGCGCTCCGCGAAACCATCATCTCGCGGTGCCTGCCGGTCGCCGAGCACATCGCGCGCAAATTCTCCGGGCGCGGTGAGAGTTTCGAGGATCTCGTGCAGATCGCGCGGGTGGGCCTGGTCGCGGCGGTCGACCGTTTCGATCCCGAGGTCGGCAGCACATTCCTCGGCTACGCGGTGCCCACGATCATGGGCGAGGTCCGCCGGCACTTCCGCGACTACACCTGGGCGGTGCGAGTTCCGCGGCGGCTCAAGGAGATTCAGATCAAGCTGGGCCCGGCGACCGACGACCTGACGCACCGGCTGGGCCGGGTGCCCACGGCCCGGGAGATCGCCGAAGAACTCGACGTCGATCTGGCCGAGGTGACCCAGGCGCTGATCGCCCGCAACGGCTATCAGGCGAGTTCGCTCGATTCGGCCGCCGACACCGACGACGGCGCCTCCTCACTGCTGGACACCCTCGGCACGGAGGAGCCGCAATTCGGCGCGATCGACAACTATCTGGCCGTCAAACCGCTGCTGGCCGCGCTGCCCGACCGGGAGCGCCGGATCTTGTCCATGCGGTTCGGCGACTCGATGACCCAGCAGCAGATCGCCGAACAGCTCGGCTGCTCCCAGATGCAAATTTCCCGGATTCTGTCGAAAACGCTGAAGAAATTGCGGGATCAGGCGCTGCAGGAGTAA
- a CDS encoding helix-turn-helix domain-containing protein, whose product MAAAARTTTTAGGLGTGSPANPSAPGTGCGKRDLEASADSFLAVPGSSASRDGCIGRKKIAAVTATNTATKLIIRIIRHLEVGSSGAVDRGLDSEYGRVHSVPLADWLALIRGATRRRIVDGEESLAIGRRIKSRRERVGMSRPVLAGLIGKSAEWLKAVENGGFRRRSFRFCCASPKLSRFGTWPN is encoded by the coding sequence ATGGCAGCAGCGGCCCGAACCACAACGACCGCGGGCGGTCTCGGCACGGGATCACCGGCGAACCCGTCCGCGCCCGGTACAGGTTGCGGCAAGCGCGATTTGGAGGCATCAGCCGATTCGTTTCTCGCGGTCCCAGGATCGAGCGCATCGCGCGATGGCTGTATCGGAAGGAAAAAGATTGCCGCAGTGACCGCTACCAACACGGCGACCAAGCTGATAATCAGGATCATTCGACACCTCGAGGTCGGTTCGTCAGGTGCCGTCGACCGTGGGCTCGACTCCGAATACGGCCGGGTACATTCCGTACCCCTGGCTGATTGGCTAGCCTTGATTCGGGGAGCGACGAGGAGGCGCATCGTGGATGGCGAGGAGAGCCTGGCGATCGGGCGGCGGATCAAGTCGCGGAGGGAGCGGGTGGGGATGTCGCGGCCGGTGCTGGCCGGGCTGATCGGTAAATCGGCGGAGTGGTTGAAAGCTGTCGAGAACGGCGGCTTCAGACGCCGAAGCTTCCGGTTCTGCTGCGCATCGCCCAAGCTCTCGAGATTCGGGACCTGGCCGAACTGA
- a CDS encoding AraC family transcriptional regulator, whose product MTAALPERATRMVWLWAGHAAYLGPSFHLDAHSTPVHCFAFGVDAPFRVTTPSTGVRTRRSVLVPARTVHRIDAGDGRMLFFYLDPRSVHADRLRAAMLDRSEPIASAHRAEDELFAALSGRADPEEIRRILLEGEAPGVADHRIRQAMNTILDDPAADLGAPQLAAAAGLSTSRFLHLFAACAGTSFRRYRQWVRMLSVASAVAAGSDLTTAATAAGFASPSHFSDTFRAMFGLTATTLLSQGTVIVVRR is encoded by the coding sequence ATGACTGCCGCGTTGCCCGAACGCGCCACCCGGATGGTGTGGCTGTGGGCCGGTCATGCCGCGTATCTCGGGCCGTCTTTCCACCTGGATGCGCATTCGACGCCGGTCCACTGTTTCGCGTTCGGGGTGGACGCCCCGTTCCGTGTCACCACCCCGTCCACCGGCGTGCGCACCCGCCGGAGTGTGCTGGTGCCAGCTCGCACCGTGCACCGCATCGACGCCGGTGACGGCCGCATGCTGTTCTTCTACCTGGATCCGCGTTCGGTACACGCCGACCGCCTGCGCGCCGCGATGCTGGATCGATCCGAGCCGATCGCGTCGGCACACCGCGCCGAGGACGAATTGTTCGCGGCACTGTCCGGCCGCGCCGATCCCGAGGAGATACGTCGCATCCTGCTCGAGGGCGAGGCGCCCGGGGTGGCCGATCACCGTATCCGGCAGGCCATGAACACGATCCTCGATGATCCGGCAGCGGATCTCGGCGCCCCACAGCTCGCCGCCGCGGCGGGCCTGTCGACTTCTCGTTTCCTCCATCTGTTCGCCGCGTGCGCCGGAACCAGTTTCCGGCGTTACCGCCAGTGGGTGCGAATGCTCTCGGTGGCGTCGGCGGTCGCCGCAGGCAGCGACCTCACCACCGCCGCCACCGCAGCCGGATTCGCCTCACCCAGCCACTTCAGCGATACCTTCCGCGCCATGTTCGGCCTCACCGCGACCACGCTGCTGTCACAGGGGACGGTGATCGTGGTGCGTCGTTGA
- a CDS encoding ATP-binding protein, protein MDSSDEVAEPVTPTRTIGVRVRADFEDLALLRAVTETVALFADFAMDQVVDIRLAVEEVAGALVQDSVRDTELDCAFEYDRAGMRVRITGVTTSEKGPDEGGMGWHIVSALTDALTTSVGPFESALGGHRATIEFCCTAAVTDDR, encoded by the coding sequence ATGGATTCGAGTGACGAAGTCGCCGAGCCGGTGACACCCACCCGGACCATCGGCGTGCGGGTGCGGGCGGATTTCGAGGACCTGGCGCTGCTGCGCGCCGTGACCGAAACCGTCGCCCTCTTCGCGGATTTCGCGATGGACCAGGTCGTCGACATCCGCCTGGCCGTGGAGGAGGTCGCGGGCGCCCTCGTGCAGGACAGCGTGCGCGACACCGAGCTCGACTGCGCGTTCGAGTACGACCGCGCGGGCATGCGCGTGCGGATCACCGGGGTCACCACGTCGGAGAAGGGCCCCGACGAGGGCGGCATGGGCTGGCACATCGTGTCGGCGCTCACCGATGCGCTGACGACGTCGGTGGGCCCGTTCGAATCGGCGCTGGGCGGGCACCGCGCGACCATCGAATTCTGCTGCACCGCGGCGGTCACCGATGACCGATGA
- a CDS encoding XRE family transcriptional regulator, whose amino-acid sequence MPVAVFAGARHAALTEVQSALTDFRAGPAERRTPTRHLAERLRQAWNIRHASPDHRTQLGALLPGLIRDAQTAARTPGAERRDARRILAGVYQLADFYVAYQPAPELVWMVADRGLNEGYEADDPYVIACSAWSMVQALRDCGRWEEAIGLARDSIDRLTPYLDRDSTSDDWRGIAGALDAEIAYVHARRGRHGDAWRYWDRADRTAKKLGPSYRHVQTSFSQPVMGAHAVTLGVELRRPGEALRAAQALHADRIASVPRRSRHFIEVARAHNHRGDSVAALALLSESERTAPETIRYNGFARDLLLGLLKSPPPGRRDEVRALSHRVGVAA is encoded by the coding sequence GTGCCGGTCGCGGTGTTCGCTGGGGCGCGCCATGCGGCGTTGACCGAGGTGCAGAGCGCACTGACGGACTTTCGTGCCGGTCCGGCCGAACGGCGGACGCCGACGCGGCACCTAGCCGAACGGCTGCGGCAGGCGTGGAACATCCGGCATGCCAGCCCGGACCATCGCACACAGTTGGGTGCGTTGCTGCCAGGGCTGATTCGCGACGCGCAAACGGCCGCGCGCACGCCCGGCGCCGAACGCCGCGACGCCCGCCGAATCCTAGCCGGGGTCTACCAACTCGCCGACTTCTACGTTGCCTACCAACCTGCCCCGGAACTGGTCTGGATGGTCGCTGACCGCGGGCTCAATGAGGGCTACGAAGCCGATGATCCGTATGTGATCGCCTGCAGCGCATGGTCGATGGTGCAGGCACTGCGCGATTGCGGTCGATGGGAAGAGGCGATCGGACTCGCTCGCGACTCGATCGACCGTTTGACGCCCTACCTCGATAGGGACAGCACCTCGGACGATTGGCGCGGCATCGCGGGCGCACTCGACGCCGAGATCGCCTACGTGCACGCGCGGCGCGGGCGACACGGCGACGCCTGGCGCTACTGGGATCGCGCCGATCGCACCGCGAAGAAGCTCGGGCCGTCGTATCGGCATGTGCAGACATCGTTTTCGCAGCCGGTGATGGGTGCGCACGCGGTGACGCTCGGCGTGGAGCTGCGGCGTCCCGGCGAAGCGTTGCGGGCAGCGCAAGCACTCCACGCGGATCGAATCGCCTCCGTCCCCCGCCGCAGCAGGCACTTCATCGAAGTCGCCCGCGCTCACAACCACCGCGGTGATTCGGTCGCCGCACTCGCCCTGCTGTCGGAATCGGAACGCACCGCGCCGGAAACCATCCGATACAACGGTTTCGCCCGCGACCTGCTCCTCGGCCTGCTGAAATCACCTCCACCGGGTAGGCGAGACGAGGTACGAGCCTTGAGTCATCGCGTCGGCGTAGCAGCCTGA